The Candidatus Desulfofervidus auxilii DNA segment GGATTATCACAGAGGCCGATAGAAGCGCAACCACCATATTATTTCCCGAGGAGTACTAAAAAATAAGCAAAAACAAAACTTTCCTTTCCAATAAAAAGATAAGGAGGATACACAAATGAAAGCAAGGGTAAAAACACAGGACTTTGCCAGCGTCCTTCACAAGGCATGTTCTGTTATATCAAAAAAACAGGTCATGCCCATACTTTCCCACATATTAATCAAAACAAAAGATAATGCACTCCGGGTAACTGCAACAGACCTTGAACACACATACATCGGTTCATGTCCCGCACAGATAGAAATCGAAGGAGAAGTGGTCGTCCCCGCAATACAACTGTTTTACATAGTTAGAAACCTGGATGTGGAAGAAATCCCCCTATGTAAAAACGAAAACAACCAGCTTGACATAAAAACACCAAAAAGCCATTTTTCACTCCTAACCATGGATCCCCAGGAATTTCCCACACTGGAAGTTCCGGAGAACCTGCCGGCACTCACTCTACCCCTAGATAAACTTAAGGAGACAATAAACAACATCATACCCTGCACAGCTCCAGACCCCTACGATTATGTTGCACAGAGTATTGCATGTGAAAAACGTGATGAAGAACTACGGTTTGTAGCCACAGACCGGCGCAAACTCGCATATTCCTCAATACAGACCTCAGTTCCAGATGACTTTCCAAAAATG contains these protein-coding regions:
- the dnaN gene encoding DNA polymerase III subunit beta is translated as MKARVKTQDFASVLHKACSVISKKQVMPILSHILIKTKDNALRVTATDLEHTYIGSCPAQIEIEGEVVVPAIQLFYIVRNLDVEEIPLCKNENNQLDIKTPKSHFSLLTMDPQEFPTLEVPENLPALTLPLDKLKETINNIIPCTAPDPYDYVAQSIACEKRDEELRFVATDRRKLAYSSIQTSVPDDFPKMSLISGNVINKILSLVQTETVSMGFNQNIGVVQTDSEIFFFRLTEGSFPAYEKVIPTKTGFQIQIDTQKLKDAINRVKIVKPEVIKFTFEREKLTLFCKGPEIGEAREEVPINNGPQTPQSLNLIAETLPRLISPLHCSTITLSFTSPEDPCTITTPDNPNYISVFMPAISVEVEEQV